In Limosilactobacillus sp. WILCCON 0051, a single window of DNA contains:
- a CDS encoding cysteine desulfurase family protein, which yields MGANILDKRVYIDNAGTTPMAPEVVAEMTDKMTNVFGNASTTNYYGRIAKQVLEDSRHVMAKSINAAYDDEIVITSGGTESDNTAIKQTALARASEGRHIITTRFEHEAILRPLEDLERQGYEVTYLDVDENGQIDLTELKRALRPDTILVSIMTVNNEVGSHLPIHEIGEIVAPTNAWFHTDAVQAYGTVPIDVQKDKIDLLSVSGHKLNGPKMIGFLYRRRGINFPSFIRGGDQELKRRAGTENVPAAAGFAKAIELHLADLEEQAARYLDLKKHLVDGLEANGIDFAVNGRLNEEMAPQVISIWFKGVPNDALLTNLDLDGIVGAAGSACTSGSLDPSHVLVAMYGQDSPRVWETLRFSFGIYNTIEDVDCLLAALIKYVPRLKNNGDRGQR from the coding sequence ATGGGAGCGAATATTTTGGACAAGCGAGTATATATTGATAATGCCGGCACTACGCCAATGGCTCCAGAGGTCGTTGCTGAAATGACTGATAAGATGACCAATGTCTTTGGTAATGCCTCGACAACCAACTATTATGGCCGGATTGCCAAACAGGTCCTGGAAGACAGCCGTCATGTGATGGCCAAGTCAATCAACGCTGCTTATGATGATGAGATCGTGATTACCAGTGGTGGAACGGAAAGCGACAATACCGCCATCAAGCAGACGGCATTGGCTCGTGCCAGTGAAGGACGACATATCATTACGACGCGATTTGAGCACGAGGCAATTCTAAGGCCTTTAGAAGATCTGGAACGGCAAGGTTATGAGGTTACCTACCTTGATGTTGATGAAAATGGTCAGATTGATCTGACAGAGCTGAAACGGGCGCTTCGTCCCGATACGATTCTGGTCTCGATTATGACGGTCAATAATGAAGTCGGCAGTCATCTGCCAATTCATGAAATCGGTGAGATCGTGGCACCAACCAATGCCTGGTTCCACACGGATGCGGTTCAGGCTTATGGAACCGTGCCAATTGACGTCCAAAAAGACAAAATTGATCTGCTCTCGGTTTCTGGTCATAAGCTGAACGGTCCCAAGATGATTGGCTTTTTATATCGGCGGCGGGGCATTAATTTCCCATCGTTCATCCGCGGTGGCGACCAAGAGCTTAAACGGCGGGCAGGGACTGAAAACGTACCGGCAGCGGCTGGTTTTGCCAAAGCAATTGAGCTGCACCTGGCCGATTTAGAAGAGCAGGCCGCGCGCTATCTGGATTTGAAAAAGCATCTGGTTGATGGACTGGAAGCCAATGGAATCGACTTTGCGGTCAATGGTCGCTTAAACGAGGAAATGGCGCCACAAGTCATCAGTATCTGGTTTAAAGGTGTCCCTAACGATGCTCTTTTGACGAATCTGGATCTGGATGGCATTGTCGGTGCGGCGGGATCGGCCTGCACGTCTGGCTCGCTGGACCCTTCGCATGTCTTGGTAGCCATGTACGGTCAAGACAGTCCTCGTGTCTGGGAGACGTTAAGATTTAGTTTTGGTATCTACAATACGATTGAAGATGTTGATTGCCTGCTGGCCGCGTTGATTAAATACGTGCCACGGCTTAAGAACAATGGCGATCGGGGACAGCGTTAA
- a CDS encoding PTS transporter subunit IIC, whose amino-acid sequence MEQAANTKQANFSMSARERAAHKTTVKEYAYNISAAVANAILVTLGMGLLMQTIAGFVHFQPLYMAGTLAQDLLAPALGIAVAVELRTTTLVMFSSMIAATVGSNAVHFVTAAKGVATVTATGQTAVQAAGTGVFTTGQPVSAVCAALIAALLGKYLSGKTPLDMVLVPFAATMVGTLAGLGLAAVVTPALIAVSGFIAKSMAVNPVLGSVSISVVWALFLMTPASSAALAVALMLDPVSAAAAAIGTTAQFVGFTAMSWKQNTVGANIAQFVVTPKLQFPNLIVNPLQLIPPVVAAAVCAPLATVLFNFRATYTVGGLGLNSFIAPIYFWGQGTGSFVTYVVCGMALPALISVVGFQIMKKMKLVRDGEMHLTVL is encoded by the coding sequence ATGGAGCAAGCAGCCAATACCAAACAAGCGAACTTTAGCATGAGTGCTCGTGAAAGAGCCGCGCACAAAACAACCGTTAAGGAATATGCCTATAACATTTCTGCCGCGGTTGCCAACGCCATTCTGGTTACACTGGGGATGGGACTGTTAATGCAGACGATTGCCGGTTTTGTTCACTTCCAACCGCTGTATATGGCCGGGACGCTGGCACAGGATCTTTTAGCCCCAGCCCTGGGAATTGCCGTGGCTGTCGAATTAAGAACGACGACGCTGGTAATGTTCAGCTCAATGATTGCAGCGACGGTTGGTTCCAACGCGGTGCACTTTGTTACGGCGGCCAAGGGTGTTGCGACTGTAACGGCAACGGGTCAGACCGCCGTTCAGGCAGCTGGTACGGGAGTTTTTACTACGGGTCAGCCAGTTTCGGCAGTCTGTGCAGCGCTGATTGCGGCACTGCTGGGCAAGTACCTTTCTGGTAAGACGCCTTTGGACATGGTATTGGTTCCATTTGCGGCAACCATGGTCGGGACGCTGGCTGGTCTGGGTCTGGCTGCAGTTGTAACGCCAGCTTTGATTGCCGTCAGTGGATTTATTGCCAAGTCGATGGCGGTCAACCCAGTGCTTGGCTCGGTCTCTATCTCGGTAGTCTGGGCCTTGTTCTTGATGACGCCGGCTTCTTCAGCGGCATTAGCGGTGGCACTGATGCTGGATCCAGTTTCTGCCGCAGCGGCTGCAATTGGTACGACGGCTCAATTCGTTGGCTTTACGGCAATGTCTTGGAAGCAGAACACGGTTGGTGCCAATATTGCTCAATTTGTAGTTACGCCTAAGCTGCAGTTCCCTAATTTGATCGTCAATCCACTGCAGCTGATTCCACCGGTTGTTGCCGCTGCAGTCTGTGCTCCATTGGCAACGGTTCTGTTTAATTTCCGTGCTACTTACACGGTTGGGGGCCTGGGTCTTAACTCGTTTATCGCGCCGATCTACTTCTGGGGGCAAGGTACTGGCTCATTTGTAACCTACGTTGTCTGCGGAATGGCACTGCCAGCATTGATCTCAGTCGTTGGTTTCCAGATCATGAAAAAGATGAAGCTGGTACGAGATGGCGAGATGCATTTGACGGTTCTTTAA